The Candidatus Zixiibacteriota bacterium genome includes the window TTCTTACCGCGGTCGATATCTATTGCCACAATTTCCCGTCGCCGAGTTCTCTTTCTCCCGAACAGATGACTCAGGTCAGAGAAGTTCTGCAAAGGGAAAAAGAAAAGATAGCGATGGATGACGTAATTAACCAGCTGCTCGGCGCTATAGCCGACGAGGTTTCCTCACGCTCCACGCGAAGCCGACAGTCCTGCCTGCATATCCTGGTTCCGCGAGGAATGCTTCCCAAGTCGCTGGAAGAAGCCTTATCCAAAGCCGACTTCAAAGTTGAGTATTCGCGCAGCGCCGCCGAATGCGCCGATGCCTTCAACCGGGCAAAGCCGCAGATGATGCTTATCCGGCACTCCGGAAGAGTGGAAGAGATTTATGACCTTCTGCTGCAGCTGGCGCTTCAAGGCGTCCCGCTGGACCAGATTCCAACGCTGCTCATGGTTGACCAGACGGTTTTAAGCGAGGCGATGGTCTTTATGAAGAACGGACTCGAAGATATCTTTTCCGAGAATCTGGAGCCGGAAATTGTCGTCACCAAGCTGTCGCGGATTAGAAACCGCCTGGAGGAAAAAGCGCAGTACCGTCGCTCGGTGCTTCAGGAGCTGGGGACGCATGGCTCGCTGGAGGATATGGGGCTTATTGACCTGCTGGAAGCCTCACGCGGCGGAAGCCGCCCGGTGCAGATAAGTATCTCCGGGGAAGGACAGCAGGCGACGCTCTACCTGGAGCAGGGGAAGGTGCTGTATGCTGAATGCGGCACAGACAGCGGTGTAGATGCCGTCAGCAAGATTATCCGCTGGCGCAAGGGGGTCTGGAGCATTGACCCGATTGATGCCTCTAAACTTCCGCCAGCCAATCTGAATCGCGGCATTGATTCGATTCTGCTGGAAGCCTGCGTCAATATCGATACCGTCTCAAAGTGACAATCAAGCAAGCCGGGTACCAATCCGGTGCCGGTATTATTTCGATATATCCAGACCCTATTTTTGTTTTGCTTTGAGAGAACCAGAGAACTGAAGGGTATCTTCAGACTGGTTGACGAAGGAAGCCTCGAGAACAGCCGTGAACTGCGAACTCTTTACCGAATCGACCAGAATATAACCCGAATGACATCGATACAGCTTGAGCGAGTCGGGAAGATGATACAGTCCGAGGAGCTGGCATACCGACCGATTCGAAATATCTATGGAGTCGGCCTGGAGGTCTGAGGGGAGTTCGACGGCAATGCGGTATTTAATCTGAGCATCGACCGTGACAAAACCGCTCTTGAGATTGAGCATGCTGGAATCGGTCTGGCTCTGAGTGGTGATCAGAAGAAGACCCTCGCCTTTCTGGTAAAGACTGGAAAGGGGGTTATCCGAAATCTTATATCCCTTGAGGAAGTATGATTCTTCTAATTGCAGTCTACTTTGAATACCCTTATCGATGCGAAACAATCGGGGCAGGAATTTATTCTGACAGGCGGCAAGGGTGAGGAGAAGGGTGAGAGAGATTAAGAAGCGGTATCTCATTTAAATCCGCTAAATCGGCATTTCGACCAAACGGTATTTCTTGTACAGTTTTGCCCCCATATTTTCGGCGGCGCGGCACATCAGTTCATTTGTCTCCAGAATCCAGGAGAGTTCCGCCCAGTGGTACCCTCTTTCGACTCCTTTGAGATAGGTATCGACATAGAAGATATTGTCGATGCCGCGCTTCTGGAATTTCGGGATAACCCCCATCGTCAGCATTCGCACACCGGTGATTTTTCGGCGGATTTTAGTATTCCAGATTACCTTGAGTATTCCGAAGGGAAAGAGCCGTCCGTTGAGGCCGATAAGCACCTGATTGATGTCGGGAACCGCCATGGAGAATGCCGCCGGTTCGCCATTGACATAGGCAATCATCACCAGGTCTTCTTCCACCAGTTGCTTCAATTCCTTAGCCATGTAGAAGAATTCATCCTCCGGCATCGGGACAAAACCCCAGTTTCGTTCCCACGCCTGATTGTAGATTTTATTAATCAGGCGGACTTCCTCGTCGAATTTGGAGAGATTGACGGACCGAATCTGGATTTTATTCCGCTCTTTGATTCTGTTGACCAGGGCAACCTGACGGTCGGAAATCGGAGTCTCCCTGGTTATCAGATAGGCGTTGAGGTCCATGATTTTCTTCAAGCCGAATTTTTCCGCCAGCTTGGGGAGATACGGTTTATTGTACGGGTTCATCACCGTTGGCGGTTTATCGAAACCTTCAATCAGAAATCCGATTTCATGATTGGTGGAGAAATTGGTGGGACCGCGCATTTTCTCCATCCCTTCCGACTTGAGGGTAATCATGGCCACTTTGAACAATTTGGAAGCGACCTCGAAATCATCAATCGATTCGAAAAATCCAAAGAAGCCGACTTTCTCCATATGAAATTCATTATGATAGAAATTGACGCAGGTAGCGATGCGGCCGACCACTTCGCACTCTTTCAGGGCAAGAAAGAGCTTGGTCTTGGCGCCCCGGTAAAAGGGATTTTTGCTCTTGTCGAAAAACTGCTTCCGCTCGGAAATCAGCGGCGGCACCCAGTTCGGCTCCTCTTTGTAGAGCCGGAAAGGGAGCATGATGAAAGATTTTAGTTGTTGAGGGGTTTCGACCTCAATGACGTCAATCCCGTTAGCCATCGGTTACTTTATGAAATAATGCCCATCTTTTTTCCGATTTTCTCGAAGACTTCGAGAACGCGGTCAAGATGCTCATCGGTATGAGTGGCGGTGTAGGAGGTTCTTATCAGG containing:
- a CDS encoding N-acetyltransferase yields the protein MANGIDVIEVETPQQLKSFIMLPFRLYKEEPNWVPPLISERKQFFDKSKNPFYRGAKTKLFLALKECEVVGRIATCVNFYHNEFHMEKVGFFGFFESIDDFEVASKLFKVAMITLKSEGMEKMRGPTNFSTNHEIGFLIEGFDKPPTVMNPYNKPYLPKLAEKFGLKKIMDLNAYLITRETPISDRQVALVNRIKERNKIQIRSVNLSKFDEEVRLINKIYNQAWERNWGFVPMPEDEFFYMAKELKQLVEEDLVMIAYVNGEPAAFSMAVPDINQVLIGLNGRLFPFGILKVIWNTKIRRKITGVRMLTMGVIPKFQKRGIDNIFYVDTYLKGVERGYHWAELSWILETNELMCRAAENMGAKLYKKYRLVEMPI